The following proteins are encoded in a genomic region of Cryptomeria japonica chromosome 11, Sugi_1.0, whole genome shotgun sequence:
- the LOC131071597 gene encoding uncharacterized protein LOC131071597: protein MESPHLPSGDNDDNSALKKKRLFDHKLRNACWNKADTVPGRHPERWRKDIAGNTVCRKFLSCQGCLCYEYDHVRPFSKGGETDVKNCQILQSRVNRFKGNKEDLGKDDLEQFSCHLKFTGTRLFPGIILICE from the exons ATGGAGAGCCCCCATTTACCTTCCGGTGACAATGATGATAACAGTGCTTTGAAGAAGAAAAGACTTTTTGACCATAAGCTGAGAAATGCGTGCTGGAACAAGGCTGATACCGTCCCGGGGCGCCACCCTGAGCGGTGGAGAAAAGATATTGCTGGTAATACTGTCTGCAGGAAGTTCTTAAGCTGCCAAGGGTGCCTCTGTTATGAGTATGATCACGTCCGTCCTTTTTCCAAAG GCGGAGAAACGGATGTGAAGAACTGCCAGATTTTGCAGTCCAGGGTGAATCGGTTTAAAGGAAATAAGGAGGATCTTGGCAAAGATGATCTTGAACAATTCTCGTGTCATCTTAAGTTCACAGGTACACGGCTTTTTCCTGGAATTATATTGATTTGTGAATGA